One window from the genome of Methanococcoides sp. AM1 encodes:
- a CDS encoding RNA-binding protein has translation MRVTAHATEDESRVRDALDLFLLNSFDKGKCTDTGKYVEVLNIEGYHGNPISLLSTTIKRKPDTRAFATFVRSNMSPDDVGLLRSEMPDRLDEDQMFHLRFDKQAAYNGKVKLSSSSDAIIVKLKIETYPKDRQQAGYIVEELFG, from the coding sequence GTGCGTGTAACCGCACATGCTACAGAGGATGAGTCCAGAGTAAGAGATGCTCTGGACCTCTTTTTATTAAATTCATTTGATAAAGGCAAGTGTACTGATACTGGGAAGTATGTTGAGGTACTGAATATAGAAGGTTACCATGGTAACCCGATTTCACTTTTAAGCACGACCATCAAACGAAAACCTGACACACGTGCTTTTGCAACATTTGTTCGTAGTAATATGTCTCCTGATGACGTGGGACTACTTAGAAGTGAGATGCCTGACAGGCTGGATGAGGACCAGATGTTTCACTTAAGGTTCGATAAGCAGGCGGCATATAATGGTAAGGTCAAACTTTCCTCTTCTTCTGATGCGATAATCGTGAAGTTGAAGATAGAAACATATCCAAAGGACCGCCAGCAGGCCGGATATATTGTGGAGGAATTATTTGGCTGA
- a CDS encoding 50S ribosomal protein L15e, which yields MSKSFYGYVRDAWKNPGDSYVRDLRWERLQVWRKEGSVTRVERPTRIDRARALGYKAKQGIVVARVKVRRGSMRKSRYIRGRRTQHTGKNKITVGKSIQRISEERASRKFPNMEVLNSYWVGEDGKQKWYEVILVDPSHPVIKSDKNLNWICDKAHSGRAFRGKTSAGRKGRGMRTRGTGTEKTRPSIRSNINSSRK from the coding sequence TTGTCAAAATCATTTTATGGATATGTAAGAGACGCATGGAAGAACCCCGGGGATTCATATGTTCGTGATCTCAGGTGGGAAAGACTTCAGGTATGGAGAAAGGAAGGCTCAGTCACAAGAGTAGAGCGGCCAACCCGTATCGACCGTGCACGAGCACTTGGTTACAAGGCAAAGCAGGGTATCGTCGTAGCTCGTGTAAAGGTACGAAGGGGTAGCATGAGGAAGTCCCGTTACATCCGTGGTAGGCGTACTCAGCACACAGGCAAGAACAAGATAACTGTCGGCAAGAGCATCCAGAGGATCTCTGAAGAGCGTGCAAGCAGGAAATTCCCTAACATGGAAGTACTTAACTCTTACTGGGTTGGCGAAGACGGTAAACAGAAATGGTATGAAGTTATCCTTGTTGATCCAAGCCACCCTGTTATCAAAAGCGACAAGAATCTCAACTGGATCTGTGACAAGGCTCACAGTGGAAGGGCATTCCGCGGTAAGACCAGTGCAGGTCGCAAAGGCAGAGGTATGAGGACGCGCGGTACCGGTACTGAAAAGACCAGACCAAGCATCAGATCAAACATCAACAGCAGCAGAAAGTGA
- the cobT gene encoding nicotinate mononucleotide-dependent phosphoribosyltransferase CobT, with protein sequence MESLIANDKKPEKPLFICVLANTETAYIEKISAAGKTAKLTDYTPTGDAELVETGGIISTPVIPMTPPYNTPTPGLITRASLQLSNVPHLFVNSGLKIAPKVPFEDLGAKPGEDIRKEIAVHDVEVIIERAREVGEKVRDDHDMFVIGESTPAGTTTAMGVLNALGYDGHVSSSSSENPVALKQKVVSEAMEVSGVTKGSLRSDPLKALSCLGDPMMPATAGLVEGLKGKRVILAGGTQMAAVYAFMKHAGTDLSNVSIVTTSYVVDDESANFNEIIEALDADMHAIDPGFGRSSHKGLRQYELGYVKEGVGAGGALYLAGLLGVSVDSIREEIEKICVELADLIDAE encoded by the coding sequence ATGGAATCTCTGATAGCTAATGATAAGAAACCTGAAAAGCCACTTTTCATTTGTGTGCTGGCAAATACTGAAACTGCATACATTGAAAAGATATCTGCAGCAGGAAAGACTGCCAAACTGACGGACTATACTCCCACAGGGGATGCAGAACTTGTGGAGACCGGTGGTATCATCAGTACTCCGGTAATTCCCATGACCCCTCCTTACAACACTCCCACTCCAGGCCTTATCACGCGTGCATCTTTACAGCTTTCAAATGTGCCTCATCTATTCGTTAATTCAGGTTTAAAGATCGCTCCTAAGGTTCCATTTGAGGACCTTGGTGCTAAACCCGGTGAGGATATCCGTAAGGAGATCGCGGTTCATGATGTTGAGGTTATTATTGAGCGTGCACGTGAAGTTGGTGAGAAGGTGCGCGATGATCATGACATGTTCGTGATCGGGGAAAGTACTCCTGCCGGAACGACCACTGCAATGGGTGTGCTCAATGCTCTTGGGTACGATGGTCATGTGAGTAGCAGCTCTTCTGAAAACCCGGTTGCTTTAAAGCAAAAAGTGGTTAGTGAAGCAATGGAGGTCTCAGGCGTTACAAAGGGAAGTCTGCGGTCTGACCCTCTAAAGGCCCTTTCATGTCTTGGTGATCCTATGATGCCGGCAACCGCAGGTCTTGTGGAAGGCCTTAAGGGTAAGCGTGTTATCCTTGCGGGAGGTACTCAGATGGCAGCTGTATATGCTTTCATGAAACATGCAGGTACTGATCTCAGTAATGTCTCTATTGTGACCACTAGCTATGTGGTAGATGATGAAAGTGCCAATTTCAATGAGATCATTGAAGCGCTTGATGCGGATATGCATGCTATTGACCCTGGATTTGGTCGTTCTTCACACAAAGGCCTGAGGCAGTATGAGCTTGGGTATGTTAAAGAAGGCGTTGGTGCAGGCGGTGCACTTTATCTTGCAGGTCTTCTGGGTGTGTCTGTGGACAGCATCCGTGAAGAGATCGAAAAAATCTGTGTTGAGCTTGCTGACCTTATAGATGCGGAATAA
- the proS gene encoding proline--tRNA ligase, which produces MAEQEKEAALPPKENFSEWYNDLLQVAEIMDVRYPVKGSYVWYPFGFSIRRNVYRIIRELLDKDHQETMFPLLIPENEFMKEAEHIKGFENEVYWVLNGGTTPLDVKLALRPTSETAIYPMYRLWVRSHADLPLKLYQIVNTFRYETKHTRPLIRLREITSFKEAHTVHATWDDAAAQVDEAIRLYSEFYRRLAVPVLPSKRPNWDKFPGADYTIAVDALMPDGKTLQVGTAHHLGDNFAKTFDIKYEDATGEQVYAHQTCYGVSERSIAALISIHGDDKGLVMPPEVAPVQAVIIPILFKKSEAVLAACNDVKETLEAAGVRVTIDDSDKRPGSKYYKWEMKGVPLRIEIGPKDLEKEAAMLVRRDTGEKEQVPLSSIANEVIERFAVIQFSLLENAKENLKARIFDCTTVEEIKEKVSEGIAHVPWCGEEKCGLEMDEEVGAGILGIPTDQDEDGNYKCPMCGKDTSIRVYVAKTY; this is translated from the coding sequence ATGGCCGAACAAGAAAAAGAAGCAGCGCTTCCTCCAAAAGAGAACTTTAGTGAATGGTATAACGACTTGCTCCAGGTAGCAGAGATCATGGATGTACGTTATCCTGTGAAGGGTTCGTACGTATGGTATCCTTTTGGTTTTTCCATTCGCAGGAACGTTTATAGGATAATTCGTGAACTTCTCGACAAGGACCATCAGGAAACGATGTTTCCTCTTTTGATACCTGAGAATGAGTTCATGAAAGAAGCTGAGCACATTAAAGGTTTCGAGAATGAGGTTTACTGGGTATTGAACGGGGGAACAACTCCTCTTGATGTAAAGCTTGCACTTCGTCCTACCAGCGAGACTGCAATTTATCCGATGTACCGTCTCTGGGTACGTTCACATGCTGATCTTCCATTGAAATTGTATCAGATCGTCAACACTTTCAGGTATGAAACAAAGCATACCCGACCACTTATACGCCTTCGTGAGATCACATCTTTCAAGGAGGCTCATACAGTACATGCTACATGGGATGATGCTGCTGCACAGGTGGATGAGGCCATAAGGTTATATTCTGAGTTCTACAGAAGGCTCGCAGTTCCTGTTCTGCCTTCAAAACGACCTAACTGGGACAAGTTCCCGGGTGCTGATTATACGATCGCAGTGGATGCACTGATGCCTGATGGCAAGACATTGCAGGTCGGAACCGCCCATCATCTGGGTGACAATTTTGCAAAGACCTTCGATATCAAGTATGAGGATGCTACAGGGGAGCAGGTCTATGCTCACCAGACATGCTATGGTGTTTCTGAACGTTCTATTGCTGCTCTGATCTCTATTCATGGTGATGACAAGGGGCTTGTCATGCCACCGGAGGTCGCACCTGTCCAGGCAGTGATCATTCCGATCCTCTTCAAGAAATCTGAAGCCGTTCTGGCCGCATGCAATGATGTAAAGGAAACTCTTGAAGCTGCAGGTGTTCGTGTTACTATCGATGATAGTGACAAGCGTCCTGGTTCCAAGTACTACAAATGGGAAATGAAGGGTGTTCCTTTAAGGATCGAGATCGGTCCGAAGGACCTTGAGAAGGAAGCTGCTATGCTTGTAAGGCGTGATACTGGTGAGAAGGAACAGGTACCTCTTTCATCGATTGCTAATGAAGTGATCGAGAGGTTCGCAGTCATCCAGTTCTCCCTTCTGGAGAATGCAAAAGAGAACCTTAAAGCACGTATATTCGATTGTACTACTGTGGAAGAGATAAAAGAGAAGGTCTCTGAAGGTATTGCACATGTCCCATGGTGTGGCGAGGAGAAATGCGGACTTGAAATGGATGAAGAGGTTGGTGCAGGTATACTTGGAATTCCTACTGATCAGGATGAAGATGGGAACTATAAGTGTCCTATGTGTGGCAAAGATACCAGCATAAGGGTTTACGTTGCAAAGACTTACTGA
- a CDS encoding ZPR1 zinc finger domain-containing protein, which translates to MSTENDSGEGSRKSFETRTSCPLCHEELVIKWNGDQIPYFGEVMYISTTCSNCSFRFTDTMILTQKEPVRFEMMVEGLEDLNARVIRSTSGTIRIPDLGIDVEPGSVSESYVTNIEGILERVRSVVVTATEWVKDEPEAHERGLELQKMLEEAIEGELPLKVIIEDPLGNSAIISEKATSRTLSEEEAANLHSGMVVFDIDSSELEVDSSDKIQPIGNEYK; encoded by the coding sequence TTGAGCACAGAGAACGATTCCGGGGAAGGATCCCGGAAATCTTTTGAAACACGAACATCATGCCCTCTCTGCCATGAGGAGCTTGTTATTAAGTGGAATGGCGATCAGATCCCCTATTTCGGGGAAGTGATGTATATTTCGACTACTTGTTCTAACTGTAGTTTCAGGTTCACTGACACTATGATCCTGACGCAAAAAGAGCCAGTGCGTTTTGAAATGATGGTAGAGGGCCTGGAAGATCTTAATGCAAGGGTAATTCGTTCCACGTCAGGTACTATCCGCATTCCTGATCTGGGAATTGACGTTGAACCGGGCTCAGTTTCAGAGTCCTATGTGACAAATATTGAAGGTATCCTTGAAAGGGTCAGATCTGTTGTTGTGACTGCCACTGAGTGGGTAAAGGATGAACCTGAAGCACATGAACGTGGCTTAGAGCTACAGAAGATGCTCGAGGAAGCTATTGAGGGTGAACTTCCATTAAAGGTAATTATCGAAGATCCTCTGGGAAACAGTGCTATTATTTCTGAAAAAGCTACATCTCGTACTCTTTCTGAAGAAGAAGCAGCTAATCTCCATAGTGGTATGGTAGTGTTTGACATCGATTCTTCCGAGCTGGAAGTCGATTCTTCTGATAAGATCCAGCCTATTGGAAATGAATATAAATGA
- the sepF gene encoding cell division protein SepF, which produces MANFMDKLFGSGSKGATDADEYTELDLGKFEQELADEPAETYVRVAELTNLNELPGLKKEVYDGNILMIDISNIKADKLMLDRALKDLKDVVIDVHGDIAGIKDDQVLVTPTGVKIDRSKIVGGRY; this is translated from the coding sequence ATGGCAAATTTCATGGACAAATTATTTGGAAGCGGATCAAAGGGTGCAACAGATGCTGACGAATATACCGAGCTTGATCTCGGCAAGTTTGAGCAGGAACTGGCAGATGAACCTGCAGAGACCTATGTCAGAGTGGCAGAACTTACGAACCTGAATGAGCTTCCAGGTCTGAAGAAAGAGGTCTATGATGGCAATATCCTCATGATCGATATCTCCAACATCAAAGCTGACAAACTCATGCTCGACAGGGCACTCAAGGACCTGAAGGATGTAGTCATCGATGTGCATGGTGATATTGCGGGTATCAAGGATGACCAGGTACTTGTTACACCAACAGGCGTCAAGATAGACAGGTCTAAGATAGTTGGTGGAAGGTATTGA
- a CDS encoding RNA-binding protein, which produces MKIKSRVQLRKSAKNKLLTSLRSSFGDVIDKIEERKLESATADWFKIIIVDGGILFFHEGDEHPFPTVRGVLELGLDCCKVTVDAGAVKFVVNGADIMCPGIVSADPEIAANDLVIITEETHGKPLAIGRALIPGSGMVGKSGKAVKSIHHVGDDLWNLEA; this is translated from the coding sequence TTGAAAATAAAGTCCAGAGTTCAACTACGAAAATCTGCAAAGAATAAATTGTTGACTTCCCTTAGGTCCTCCTTTGGTGATGTCATTGACAAGATCGAAGAGCGAAAGTTAGAAAGTGCTACTGCGGACTGGTTTAAGATCATAATCGTGGATGGGGGTATCCTGTTCTTCCATGAAGGGGACGAGCATCCTTTCCCAACTGTAAGGGGCGTACTGGAGCTTGGGCTTGATTGCTGTAAAGTGACAGTGGATGCCGGAGCAGTAAAATTTGTTGTCAACGGTGCAGATATAATGTGTCCGGGTATCGTAAGTGCTGATCCTGAAATTGCGGCGAACGATCTTGTTATAATCACAGAAGAGACTCACGGTAAACCGCTTGCTATTGGTCGTGCACTAATACCTGGAAGCGGGATGGTCGGTAAGTCCGGGAAAGCAGTAAAATCCATTCATCATGTAGGGGACGACCTGTGGAATCTTGAAGCCTAA
- a CDS encoding KamA family radical SAM protein yields the protein MVEELINWDDAPNDPIFTLTFPNKDMLLPQHYKEMADLFRNDAPEEEIQKEIQKIRLSLNPHPAGQLEKNVPEHDGKIISGMQHKYDETILFFPAQGQTCHAFCTFCFRWAQFIGMDDLKFASREIELLISYIQEHPEIKDVLFTGGDPMTMSAGLLKKYIEPLLEADIRSLENIRIGTKSLSYWPQRFVSDKDSEDILSLFSNVTEHKKHMALMAHFNHPRELATDTVKKAIQNIRATGAQIRTQSPLIAHINDDPALWEEMWREQVRLGCIPYYMFMVRNTGAKHYFDVPMARAWEIFQNAYQNVSGLARTVRGPSMSTDPGKINILGVQEINDEKVFVLEFLQGRESNWVRKPFFAKYSPTASWLNDLEPAFGQEKFFFD from the coding sequence GTGGTTGAGGAACTTATCAACTGGGATGATGCCCCAAATGATCCGATATTCACATTGACATTCCCTAACAAGGACATGCTGCTCCCACAGCACTACAAAGAAATGGCGGACCTATTCCGAAATGATGCTCCGGAAGAAGAGATACAGAAGGAGATACAGAAAATACGCCTGAGCCTTAATCCCCATCCTGCAGGACAACTGGAGAAGAACGTTCCGGAACACGATGGAAAAATTATCAGTGGAATGCAGCACAAATACGATGAAACGATCCTATTCTTCCCTGCACAGGGCCAGACCTGCCATGCATTCTGCACATTCTGTTTCAGGTGGGCACAGTTCATTGGAATGGACGACCTGAAATTTGCCAGTCGTGAGATCGAACTACTAATATCATACATCCAGGAACATCCTGAGATCAAGGATGTGCTTTTCACCGGCGGGGATCCCATGACCATGAGTGCGGGCCTTCTCAAAAAATATATAGAACCACTCCTTGAAGCAGATATTCGCAGCCTTGAGAACATAAGGATAGGTACCAAATCACTAAGCTACTGGCCTCAGCGTTTTGTATCAGATAAAGATAGCGAAGATATTCTTTCTCTTTTCAGCAATGTCACAGAACACAAAAAGCACATGGCTCTCATGGCACACTTCAACCATCCCAGGGAACTTGCCACCGATACTGTGAAGAAAGCGATACAGAACATCCGTGCAACAGGTGCACAGATACGAACCCAGTCCCCCCTGATAGCACACATCAATGATGATCCTGCACTCTGGGAAGAGATGTGGAGAGAGCAGGTTCGTCTGGGTTGTATACCTTATTACATGTTCATGGTAAGGAACACAGGTGCAAAGCACTATTTCGATGTACCTATGGCAAGGGCATGGGAGATATTCCAGAACGCATACCAGAACGTCAGCGGGCTTGCAAGAACAGTTCGCGGACCAAGCATGTCCACTGACCCCGGGAAGATCAATATTCTCGGCGTTCAGGAGATCAACGATGAGAAGGTATTTGTTCTTGAGTTCCTTCAGGGACGTGAAAGCAACTGGGTGCGCAAGCCTTTCTTTGCGAAATATTCACCAACAGCTTCATGGCTTAATGATCTTGAACCCGCTTTTGGGCAAGAGAAGTTCTTCTTTGACTAA
- the ileS gene encoding isoleucine--tRNA ligase: MIKEVTDQYNANEIEMKVHEFWEANNAYRAVREHRKGAKKFYFVDGPPYTTGHIHLGTAWNKIIKDSILRYMSMNNHDILDRAGWDMHGLPIEVKVEGALGFESKKDIEAYGVGNFIEKCKEFALRQKDDMTGQFRTLGAWLDWEDPYMTLKDEYIEAAWWTLKQAQEKNLLDTGKRVVNWCPRCETAIADAEVEYEDRDDPSIYIKFKLKDEENAFIVIWTTTPWTIPSNIAVAVHPEFEYARVKAYNVEGDSETLIMATELVENVLRIGRYADYEILETMSGKDVAGMAYEHPLADLVPLQAEIEHKVYNADYVTAENTGCVHIAPGHGVDDFEVGVKNELPIFCPVGSNGSYTDEAGKYAGMNIRDANRVVMDDLLEKGLLISEKTISHRYGHCWRCKTPIIYLATEQWFLKIGELKEAMLEEIKKVNWTPDWAGSARFKDWIEGARDWCISRQRYWGIPIPVWKCSKCAKIDVIGTKEELLERSGADADIELHRPYVDKITMPCDCGGTMKRVEDVFDVWFDSAVASWATLRFPQTKEKFDEWWPADFITEGHDQTRGWFYSQLGASMVAFGKAPYKNVLMHGFTLDGSGKKMSKSIGNVVQPAEVIEKFGADTLRAYVLASSAPWEDLKFNWDEIATIHRTNNILWNVYRFPLPYMALDKFDPQEVSYESVEAHLRSEDKWILSRMQSVIADVNKAMDERLLHKAMRAINEFVLEDLSRWYIQLIRPRTWTEANDPDKLAVYRVLYEVFVTTAKLIAPFMPHLAEEMYQNLVRNVDENAPVTIHLCDWPTVDEALVDVDLEAHMKAVRSMVESSSNARQKVGRKLRWPVSRIVVSPADENTVAAVEQLRYVLMDQTNAKYIELIEIGESWKELGVEAAPNPGAIGPVFKGDAGKVNAAIVSMDAMDLKKGLADGEMEISIADGTNITITEKMVNFSETLPEAVASAEFAGGVVFVDATLTREIESEGYSREVIRRIQDMRKELDLDVDDSIKAHIQIDDDRVLDLVLDFENYIAKEVRARVLVVGLDVDTTGELAKDWNVEGIPMHIAISKEE, from the coding sequence ATGATAAAAGAAGTTACTGATCAGTACAATGCTAATGAGATCGAAATGAAGGTTCACGAGTTCTGGGAAGCAAATAATGCATACAGAGCAGTACGTGAACACAGAAAAGGCGCCAAGAAGTTCTATTTTGTGGACGGACCTCCATACACAACAGGCCATATCCACCTCGGTACTGCCTGGAACAAGATAATAAAGGACTCTATCCTGCGATACATGTCCATGAACAACCATGATATCCTTGACAGGGCGGGCTGGGATATGCACGGACTTCCTATCGAAGTAAAGGTCGAGGGTGCGCTTGGTTTTGAGTCAAAGAAAGACATAGAAGCATATGGTGTCGGCAATTTCATTGAAAAATGCAAGGAGTTCGCACTTCGCCAGAAGGATGATATGACCGGTCAGTTCCGCACCCTTGGTGCATGGCTTGACTGGGAAGATCCATACATGACACTCAAGGATGAGTATATAGAAGCTGCATGGTGGACATTGAAACAGGCACAGGAAAAAAATCTGCTTGATACCGGAAAGAGAGTCGTTAACTGGTGCCCCAGATGCGAAACAGCTATCGCTGATGCTGAGGTCGAGTATGAGGACCGTGATGACCCATCTATCTACATCAAATTCAAATTAAAAGATGAAGAGAATGCATTCATCGTTATATGGACCACCACCCCATGGACCATCCCATCCAACATCGCTGTGGCAGTACACCCGGAGTTCGAGTATGCCAGAGTAAAGGCATACAACGTTGAAGGTGACAGTGAAACACTGATAATGGCTACTGAACTTGTAGAGAACGTACTCAGAATAGGAAGATACGCAGACTACGAGATCCTTGAGACCATGAGCGGAAAAGATGTTGCAGGCATGGCCTATGAGCATCCTCTTGCAGACCTCGTGCCACTCCAGGCTGAGATCGAACACAAGGTCTACAATGCAGATTATGTTACAGCAGAGAACACCGGTTGTGTCCACATTGCTCCCGGACATGGTGTTGACGATTTCGAGGTCGGTGTAAAGAACGAGCTGCCGATCTTCTGCCCCGTAGGTTCCAATGGTAGCTACACAGATGAAGCAGGAAAATACGCCGGCATGAACATCCGCGATGCAAACCGCGTTGTTATGGATGATCTACTCGAGAAGGGACTGCTTATTTCCGAAAAGACCATCAGCCACAGGTATGGTCACTGCTGGAGATGCAAAACACCTATCATTTACCTTGCAACCGAACAGTGGTTCCTGAAGATCGGCGAGCTCAAAGAAGCTATGCTTGAAGAGATCAAGAAGGTCAACTGGACACCGGACTGGGCAGGTTCTGCAAGGTTCAAGGACTGGATCGAAGGTGCACGTGACTGGTGTATCTCCAGACAGCGCTACTGGGGTATCCCAATTCCGGTATGGAAATGTTCAAAGTGTGCAAAGATCGATGTGATCGGCACAAAGGAAGAGCTTCTGGAGCGTTCAGGTGCAGATGCAGATATTGAATTGCACAGACCGTATGTTGACAAGATCACCATGCCTTGTGATTGTGGCGGCACCATGAAACGTGTGGAAGATGTTTTCGACGTATGGTTCGACTCTGCAGTGGCATCCTGGGCTACACTTAGGTTCCCGCAAACAAAGGAAAAGTTCGATGAGTGGTGGCCTGCTGACTTTATCACAGAGGGACACGACCAGACACGCGGATGGTTCTATTCACAGCTTGGTGCCAGCATGGTAGCATTTGGTAAAGCTCCATACAAGAACGTGCTGATGCACGGTTTTACCCTCGATGGCAGCGGAAAGAAGATGTCAAAGAGCATTGGAAATGTTGTGCAGCCAGCAGAGGTCATCGAAAAGTTCGGTGCTGACACTCTAAGGGCATACGTACTTGCATCCAGCGCACCATGGGAAGACCTGAAGTTCAACTGGGATGAGATCGCAACAATACACAGGACAAACAACATTCTGTGGAATGTCTATCGTTTCCCGCTTCCATACATGGCACTTGACAAGTTCGACCCACAGGAAGTTTCATACGAGTCCGTTGAAGCACACCTGAGAAGCGAGGACAAGTGGATCCTTTCACGCATGCAGTCCGTCATTGCGGATGTCAACAAAGCAATGGACGAGAGATTATTGCACAAGGCAATGCGTGCTATTAATGAATTCGTGCTTGAGGACCTTTCAAGATGGTATATCCAGCTTATCAGGCCAAGGACATGGACCGAAGCGAACGATCCTGATAAACTTGCAGTTTACAGGGTGCTCTACGAAGTATTCGTTACAACTGCAAAATTGATCGCACCATTCATGCCACATCTTGCAGAAGAGATGTACCAGAACCTTGTCAGGAATGTCGATGAGAATGCTCCTGTAACCATCCATCTTTGCGACTGGCCAACTGTCGACGAGGCACTTGTGGACGTGGACCTTGAAGCACATATGAAAGCGGTACGCTCTATGGTCGAATCATCTTCGAACGCACGCCAGAAGGTCGGACGCAAGCTCAGATGGCCTGTATCACGCATCGTTGTCAGCCCTGCCGACGAGAACACCGTTGCAGCCGTTGAACAACTTCGCTATGTCCTTATGGACCAGACCAACGCCAAGTATATCGAACTTATAGAGATCGGCGAAAGCTGGAAGGAACTCGGAGTTGAAGCCGCACCAAACCCCGGAGCGATCGGACCTGTCTTCAAGGGAGATGCCGGCAAGGTGAATGCAGCGATCGTTTCGATGGATGCTATGGATCTAAAGAAGGGACTTGCAGACGGTGAAATGGAGATATCCATTGCAGATGGCACTAATATCACCATCACAGAGAAGATGGTGAACTTCAGCGAAACACTTCCGGAAGCTGTAGCAAGTGCTGAATTTGCAGGCGGAGTTGTCTTTGTCGATGCAACCCTTACACGCGAGATCGAATCCGAAGGATACTCAAGGGAAGTTATCCGCAGGATACAGGATATGCGCAAGGAGCTTGACCTCGATGTTGATGACAGCATAAAGGCACACATCCAGATCGACGATGATAGAGTCCTTGACCTTGTACTTGACTTTGAGAACTACATCGCAAAGGAAGTTCGTGCAAGGGTTCTTGTGGTCGGTTTAGATGTCGATACCACCGGTGAGCTTGCAAAGGACTGGAATGTCGAAGGCATTCCAATGCACATCGCGATCTCAAAAGAAGAATGA
- a CDS encoding 6-hydroxymethylpterin diphosphokinase MptE-like protein: MDFKKWEPVYEKILEDFGFSREDDENSAILLSNLLIGAGTADTNTLEELISGKDVLVCGNAPKLLIDLKEVNVEDYVIIAADGATAPLIDKGIVPHVIVTDLDGDVEKEIQANQEGSIMVVHAHGDNTEKLLRYVPQFRNVIGTTQAEPFGNIHNFGGFTDGDRCVFLAHEFNAESITLVGFDFYDKNVTPMKEKKLKWAQRLLGAF, encoded by the coding sequence ATGGATTTTAAGAAATGGGAACCAGTCTACGAGAAGATTCTCGAAGACTTCGGTTTTTCCAGAGAGGATGATGAGAATTCCGCCATCCTCCTTTCCAATCTATTGATAGGGGCAGGTACTGCCGATACGAACACACTTGAGGAGCTGATCAGCGGAAAGGACGTCCTTGTTTGTGGCAATGCACCAAAGCTTCTGATCGACCTGAAGGAGGTCAACGTAGAAGACTACGTGATCATAGCAGCCGATGGCGCCACAGCACCCCTGATAGATAAGGGTATTGTCCCACACGTAATTGTAACAGACCTTGATGGCGATGTGGAAAAAGAGATCCAGGCAAATCAGGAAGGTTCGATCATGGTCGTCCATGCACATGGTGACAATACTGAAAAGCTGCTAAGATACGTCCCACAGTTCAGGAACGTCATCGGCACCACCCAGGCAGAACCTTTTGGAAACATCCACAACTTCGGTGGTTTCACGGACGGGGACAGATGCGTCTTCCTTGCACACGAGTTCAATGCTGAAAGCATAACCCTTGTAGGTTTTGATTTCTATGACAAGAACGTGACACCTATGAAGGAAAAGAAGCTCAAGTGGGCACAGAGGCTCTTAGGAGCTTTCTGA